Proteins encoded together in one Kribbella voronezhensis window:
- a CDS encoding DUF2254 domain-containing protein: MRQRARVFLDRNLWVVPMGCVVAAVVLAIITERIDRHYDYSLIPTSLTGTPAAAQALLTTIVSSLLTLMTLILTIMTLAVQLAMQQFSPRIVPTLLRDRGNKLSMGLFGGAAAYAFVAARGVDDEKGRVPGLTVLIGYLLMLLSLAVLVLYISRSGRALRASGLIELVGGNLRREVAKFPPLAGTDAPAADNVVRSEDPGVVVQVDEHRLVELAQQADVELELVPMMGDFVPLDGPLVRVRGTGAAVDHDRIRRSILLGSERTHHNDPAFALTKLVEIALRSMGSDPTTAIQAVDRIEDGLRQLARRELPDGRYRDATGKVRLIERTLDWDGYVRLGLEEIQRAGVETPKITRRVRSALQNLIAVAPEERRTALRRQLELLDRQLDRLDGAASDASAVADVQGFGSGPDLASDHR; this comes from the coding sequence GTGCGGCAGCGGGCGCGGGTGTTTCTCGACCGGAACCTGTGGGTCGTCCCCATGGGCTGTGTCGTCGCAGCTGTCGTGCTCGCGATCATCACCGAGCGCATCGACCGGCACTACGACTATTCGCTGATTCCCACCAGCCTCACCGGTACGCCGGCTGCCGCGCAGGCGTTGCTCACGACGATCGTGTCGTCGTTGCTCACGCTGATGACGTTGATCCTGACGATCATGACGCTGGCCGTGCAGTTGGCGATGCAGCAGTTCTCGCCGCGGATCGTGCCGACCCTGCTGCGCGACCGGGGGAACAAGCTCAGCATGGGTCTGTTCGGCGGAGCTGCGGCGTACGCCTTCGTCGCGGCCCGCGGCGTTGACGACGAGAAGGGTCGCGTCCCTGGCCTGACCGTGCTCATCGGCTACCTGCTGATGCTCTTGAGCCTGGCTGTGCTGGTCCTCTACATCAGCCGATCGGGCCGGGCGCTGCGCGCCTCCGGCCTGATCGAGCTGGTCGGCGGCAATCTGCGTCGCGAAGTCGCCAAGTTTCCGCCCTTGGCGGGCACGGATGCCCCAGCTGCGGACAACGTGGTCCGGTCCGAGGACCCCGGGGTGGTCGTGCAGGTCGACGAGCATCGGCTGGTCGAGCTCGCCCAGCAGGCCGACGTCGAGCTCGAACTGGTGCCGATGATGGGCGACTTCGTGCCGCTGGACGGCCCGCTCGTCCGGGTTCGCGGTACCGGAGCCGCGGTCGATCACGACAGGATCCGGCGTTCGATCCTGCTCGGGTCCGAGCGGACTCATCATAACGATCCCGCGTTCGCGCTCACCAAGCTGGTCGAGATCGCGCTCCGCAGCATGGGCAGCGATCCCACGACGGCGATTCAGGCCGTCGACCGGATCGAGGACGGCTTGCGGCAACTCGCCCGCCGTGAACTCCCCGACGGCCGGTACCGCGACGCGACGGGAAAGGTACGCCTGATCGAACGCACCCTCGACTGGGACGGGTACGTCCGGCTGGGCTTGGAGGAGATCCAGCGAGCCGGCGTGGAGACTCCGAAGATCACCCGACGGGTCCGTTCGGCACTGCAGAACCTGATCGCGGTCGCGCCGGAAGAACGGCGTACCGCGCTGCGCCGGCAACTCGAACTGCTGGACCGCCAACTGGACAGACTCGACGGCGCGGCGTCCGACGCGTCCGCTGTAGCGGACGTCCAGGGCTTCGGATCCGGCCCGGATCTGGCCTCCGACCACCGCTGA
- a CDS encoding cyclase family protein, whose protein sequence is MSSYRARFDAAVTFTNGGGLQVQGFLVDVPSAEVTAREVGELFLGSLGLLMAGEVVLDNLEIVEAPHKGTRGGPADRAVAEGGGARYVELSHVIRDGMVTLPNLPGPELTEHLSREASREIYAEGTEFEIGRISMVANTGTYLDSPNHRYPDGHDLTGFSLDRLVGLPAVVVRLTDSGRLGINANALAAYDVRGKAVLLHTGDDARFGTPQYVEDAHFLTRDGAEFLIGQGAALVGIDAANIDDMTDGTRPAHTLLLGAGLPIVEHLTNLDEVPPTGATFTATPPRIAGLATFPVRAFATIG, encoded by the coding sequence ATGAGTTCGTATCGCGCGCGTTTCGATGCTGCTGTGACCTTCACCAATGGCGGTGGCCTGCAGGTGCAGGGGTTCCTTGTCGATGTGCCCTCGGCGGAGGTGACGGCTCGGGAGGTCGGGGAGTTGTTTCTCGGATCGCTGGGGTTGTTGATGGCCGGCGAGGTGGTCCTGGACAACCTGGAGATCGTGGAGGCGCCGCACAAGGGGACTCGGGGTGGGCCGGCGGATCGGGCGGTGGCGGAAGGCGGCGGGGCGCGGTACGTCGAGCTCAGTCATGTGATTCGCGACGGCATGGTGACGTTGCCGAATCTGCCGGGGCCGGAGTTGACTGAGCATCTCAGTCGGGAGGCGTCGCGGGAGATCTATGCGGAGGGGACGGAGTTCGAGATCGGGCGGATCTCGATGGTGGCCAATACGGGGACGTATCTGGACAGCCCGAACCATCGCTACCCCGATGGGCATGACCTCACCGGGTTTTCGCTCGATCGGCTGGTCGGCCTGCCGGCCGTCGTCGTTCGACTCACGGACAGCGGCCGGCTCGGGATCAACGCGAATGCCCTGGCGGCGTACGACGTACGCGGCAAGGCGGTGTTGTTGCACACCGGCGATGACGCGCGGTTCGGGACTCCGCAGTACGTCGAGGATGCGCACTTCCTGACCAGGGACGGCGCGGAGTTCCTGATCGGCCAGGGGGCGGCGCTGGTCGGGATCGATGCGGCCAACATCGACGACATGACCGACGGCACGCGCCCGGCGCACACGTTGCTGCTCGGCGCCGGGCTGCCGATCGTCGAGCATCTCACCAACCTGGACGAGGTGCCACCGACCGGTGCGACCTTTACCGCTACGCCGCCGCGCATCGCGGGTCTCGCCACGTTCCCTGTGCGAGCGTTCGCAACGATCGGCTGA
- a CDS encoding DNRLRE domain-containing protein: MSPDPRPLRSRSARWLSAGVVLVSIASLLPASAKVVEKAALDPSGEAAAVATARATGKPVLITSKTTETTEYRALPSGLIEATVAGGPVRMRGANDSWVAVDVSLVRQADGSVISKAHPYGLKLSGPAGSGDHNLVELGAPGRRSTLGWSGRLPAPEIDGTTATYREVKPGVDLVVEATRTGYEQHLVVKNRQAAVQLKQFRMPWKVDGPATSPASVMWDSTVDRASGEHLRRAPVKLALGKDALVLTPDASFLTDPKTVYPVTIDPSQSSGANFDAFVQSSYSTDQSAATELKIGTYDSGANKARSYLRFDNQDWLWDKQIQAATLSLWEHYSYSCTARGWVAYRVADVTNTARWTNRPAQYEQVGTSTQTKGWSSSCGGGWVTMPVTAAFQYTAAHRLSRTNIGISAASETDNYGWKRFNSREGANPPSVTITYQTKTSVDAQATAPDTACVTGADRPAMSTLNPQLRAQISDTQGAQVYAVFEWKVVGGVTSNTATEGPGASGSWLGTTIPDDAFTEGSSYAWRVQGTDGTTPGEWSNWCEFTVITM; this comes from the coding sequence ATGTCCCCTGATCCCCGCCCCCTGCGTTCCCGCTCGGCGCGCTGGCTGTCGGCAGGCGTCGTCTTGGTGTCGATCGCCAGTCTGCTCCCCGCATCCGCCAAGGTGGTCGAGAAGGCCGCGCTGGACCCTTCGGGCGAAGCCGCAGCCGTCGCCACGGCCAGAGCGACCGGCAAGCCGGTGCTGATCACGAGCAAGACGACCGAGACCACGGAGTACCGCGCGCTGCCGTCCGGCCTCATCGAGGCGACCGTCGCTGGTGGGCCGGTCCGGATGCGCGGCGCGAACGACTCGTGGGTCGCCGTCGATGTCTCACTGGTCCGGCAGGCGGACGGTTCGGTCATTTCGAAGGCTCATCCTTACGGGCTCAAGCTGTCCGGGCCCGCTGGCTCGGGTGATCACAATCTTGTCGAGCTCGGTGCGCCCGGGCGACGTTCGACACTTGGCTGGTCCGGTCGGCTGCCGGCGCCGGAGATCGACGGGACCACAGCGACCTATCGTGAGGTGAAGCCGGGAGTCGACCTGGTCGTCGAGGCGACTCGCACCGGCTACGAGCAGCACCTGGTGGTGAAGAACCGGCAGGCAGCAGTACAGCTCAAGCAGTTCAGGATGCCTTGGAAGGTTGACGGTCCGGCCACATCACCGGCTTCGGTGATGTGGGACTCGACCGTGGATCGGGCGTCCGGTGAGCATCTCCGGAGGGCACCCGTGAAGCTTGCCCTAGGCAAGGATGCGTTGGTGCTGACCCCCGACGCGTCGTTCCTGACCGACCCGAAGACCGTCTACCCGGTCACGATCGACCCGTCGCAGAGCTCGGGTGCGAACTTCGACGCGTTCGTGCAGTCCAGTTACAGCACCGACCAGTCGGCCGCGACCGAACTGAAGATCGGCACGTACGACTCCGGTGCCAACAAGGCGAGGTCGTATCTGCGGTTCGACAACCAGGACTGGCTGTGGGACAAGCAGATCCAGGCCGCCACCTTGAGCTTGTGGGAGCACTACTCGTACTCCTGCACAGCCAGGGGATGGGTGGCCTACCGGGTCGCCGACGTGACGAACACGGCCCGTTGGACGAACCGGCCCGCGCAGTACGAGCAGGTCGGAACCTCGACCCAGACCAAGGGCTGGTCCAGCTCGTGCGGCGGCGGCTGGGTGACGATGCCGGTCACCGCGGCCTTCCAGTACACGGCCGCGCATCGGTTGAGTAGGACCAACATCGGGATCAGCGCGGCGAGCGAGACCGACAACTACGGCTGGAAGCGGTTCAACTCCCGCGAGGGCGCCAACCCGCCGTCGGTGACGATCACCTATCAGACCAAGACCTCGGTGGACGCCCAGGCGACCGCACCGGACACCGCTTGCGTCACCGGCGCGGACCGGCCGGCCATGTCGACCCTGAATCCACAGTTGCGGGCACAGATCAGCGACACCCAGGGCGCCCAGGTGTACGCCGTCTTCGAGTGGAAGGTGGTCGGCGGAGTCACCAGCAACACCGCGACCGAAGGCCCTGGCGCCTCCGGCTCCTGGCTCGGCACGACCATTCCCGACGACGCTTTCACCGAAGGCAGCAGCTACGCCTGGCGAGTCCAGGGCACCGACGGTACAACGCCTGGAGAGTGGTCGAACTGGTGCGAGTTCACGGTGATCACCATGTAG
- a CDS encoding isocitrate lyase/PEP mutase family protein, with protein sequence MTTSMNNAPTKAELFRALHHGPDPLILPNAWDPVSARTIAEAGYPAIATSSGAVARVLGYDDGQLTPPAEMFEAVARIVRAVGVPVTADMEAGYGLAPKEFAERLLETGAVGCNLEDSVGGALVDPAQQSEYLNAVRAAAGADLVINARVDNFLHSGDVTDAITRGRAYRRAGADCIYPIMAPVDTLPHLATEIGGPLNAHATPTGPTAAALLAAGATRISYGTSLHNHTTNALRALLPTLS encoded by the coding sequence ATGACGACTTCGATGAACAACGCACCGACCAAGGCCGAACTCTTCCGGGCGTTGCACCACGGCCCGGATCCACTCATCCTGCCGAACGCCTGGGACCCGGTGAGTGCCCGGACGATCGCCGAGGCGGGCTACCCGGCGATCGCCACCAGCAGCGGAGCGGTCGCCCGCGTTCTCGGGTACGACGACGGCCAGTTGACCCCGCCGGCCGAGATGTTCGAGGCCGTCGCGCGAATCGTCCGCGCGGTCGGCGTACCGGTGACCGCCGACATGGAAGCCGGCTACGGCCTCGCGCCGAAGGAATTCGCCGAGCGCCTGCTCGAAACCGGCGCGGTCGGCTGCAACCTGGAGGACTCCGTCGGCGGCGCCCTCGTGGACCCGGCGCAGCAGTCGGAGTACCTCAACGCCGTACGGGCCGCCGCCGGCGCCGACCTCGTCATCAACGCCCGCGTGGACAACTTCCTGCACTCCGGCGACGTCACCGACGCCATCACCCGGGGCCGCGCCTACCGCCGAGCCGGCGCCGACTGCATCTACCCGATCATGGCCCCCGTCGACACCCTCCCCCACCTGGCCACCGAGATCGGCGGCCCCCTCAACGCCCACGCCACCCCTACCGGCCCCACAGCCGCAGCCCTACTCGCCGCCGGCGCCACCCGAATCTCCTACGGCACCAGCCTCCACAACCACACCACCAACGCCCTCCGCGCCCTCCTCCCCACCCTCAGCTGA
- a CDS encoding DNRLRE domain-containing protein, with the protein MSYPRSRLLSGYPATRPVRWLSAGLGLALVAGLLSGPPEAAAAEDSTADAADIQQTAPDLPLERPDEASAVITARTTGKPVVISGKTTETTQYRALPSGKIEATVAAGPVRMRDEDGDWIDVDVSLVRLPDGTIEPKAHPYGLKLSGPAGKGDHELVALGAEGNRSVLGWAGPLPAPEIDGTIATYREVRPGVDLVVEATRTGYQQHLLVKNRAAAAQVKQLRMPWKVDGLTAKSDGKGGLAVRKGGESFDVPAPLMWDSSVDKASGEHTRRAPVGLGLARNAVLLTPDAKFLSDPKTVYPVTIDPSQSSGASFDAFVQNTYSSDQSAATELKLGSYDGGSTRAKSYLRFDNQNWLWDKQIQAATLNLWETHSYSCATAGWEAWRTADVTNAARWTAQPAELEKVGTSTQTKGFSSSCAAGWVTIPVTAAFQYTATNHAAKTNIGIKATSETNSAGWKRFASREAAANPPSVTITYQTKTAVNAQTTAPATVCGTGAARPYISTKTPQLRAQISDGLGAAVYGNFEWQPIGGITTAATEGPGASGAWLGTTIPAGAFVEGGSYAWRVQGTDGTTPGAWSPWCEFTVDTVAPASAPTVSSTTYPVGQWSGGAGTAGTFTFGAAGAGDVVAYEYGVDTNPPDQVVNAATPGASTSISITPTADGPHTLWVRTRDRAGNRSPLTAYEFSVGGGAVIAPKNGDVSAAKTAIVGAGRSTATGVTYQWRRGDTDAWVTIPAAHVQVAAGGGAVTWPLVTSGNGQFPKLNWNLEATLAAVDAQSVPRDGPVQIRGNFTGGTAASSGAVKLTFDRNLATAATDEVGPGEVNLLTGNYTLSDTDVSVDSYGSDLTVSRTYNSRQSAGTDNSNMFGPGRISGAVVDEADTPYTSLDVFGTLVQVGTPDGDTVGFTARDGVNFDPEVGQETLKLSYASATDSYKLTDEQGSIVTFGRVTGTSAGHYYPTATTLPGSNQVTTFTWEKVTIGGAEVVRPIRMLAPIPDGVSCPTMARGWALNFTYATATTATGTTEATLGDYLGRVKEISFTAWDPDLATPAMRTVPVSRYSYDNTGRLRASWDPRLDSGATHVGDSYSYQADGVLSTIKPAGQEPWQLSYTTLPNDPAIGRLSKVSRSALTAGTAVETVVYKVPLSGAGAPNDLSPGQTKRWGQAEAPTDAAAVFPPDQVPSGNPATGALPSNWERATVTYLDANGQEVNKATPGGNITTNWYDGFGNSVRTLTAENRNRALNQSQSNDDAAEQTLAQAYSTVSTYSRDGERLETTLAPETEVRLSTGATVRGRHLTRNTYDQGAPTTGGPFNLVTTTESQVRLWGADGTAVEADRRVTTTGYNWTLRMPTVTTNDPGGLAQTVRTTLDPVTGLETSETQVAGGTTTNTPATQKTIYYRATAGSGYSECDLRPEWANLTCRLQPGGQAATGPELPVKVQTYDMFNQQRVLVEKTSAGTLRTSTTKYDAAGRIAEIGLTAAASLGTPVPTQRNVYDPLNGNLLRSQSVTSAGAVTAEIIRTYDTLGRITSYQDADGNLSITTYDLFGRPATSSDGKATRTYGYDFRGLLTSVNDSQTGTYTGSYNGDGQLISETWPNGVKVDTRYDEAGEEAGITYSKPGCASGDCTLFSESLTGTAHGQTARRVSTLSSQLYHQDGAGRVTSVEETVGEKCVTRTYGFSTATDRTSSAEYGPAADGSCQSTTPASTRTWTYDTANRVTSAGYVYDALGRTTTVPAIDTGAPAAGDVTATYHADDLVDTVTQGGRTTDYTIDVTGERVRSWTDNSTGEVVTNVQHYDEDSDSPAWTQEGVSRFTRVVAGLSGMTAIVDSDSGAPDWQIADLSGDIVATIHSGDEGLSSTSEADEYGQLGDSEAVGKQRYGWLGTQQRAADAPSGIVLMGVRLYNPATGRFLQTDPIYGASCNAYEYTCADPVDKVDLDGKWPCWSKKCLLKAAAKKLKALKKKIRKNKYVRWVWRKVVKNKYVRACAKGAGLSMLRKSFWAKFRRLPYKVGRWGAQGCAFGVVKLYVWQKVRQWRPKYPFPHTW; encoded by the coding sequence ATGTCCTATCCGAGATCACGCCTGCTGAGTGGCTATCCGGCCACTCGGCCGGTGCGCTGGCTCAGCGCCGGGCTGGGCCTGGCACTGGTTGCCGGCCTGTTGTCCGGTCCACCCGAGGCAGCCGCCGCCGAAGACAGCACCGCCGATGCCGCCGATATTCAGCAGACCGCCCCCGACCTACCGCTGGAGCGCCCCGACGAGGCCTCCGCGGTGATCACCGCAAGAACCACCGGCAAGCCGGTGGTGATCAGCGGCAAGACCACCGAGACGACGCAGTACCGCGCGTTGCCGTCCGGCAAGATCGAGGCGACCGTCGCCGCCGGGCCGGTCCGGATGCGCGACGAGGACGGCGACTGGATCGACGTCGACGTGTCGCTGGTCCGTCTACCCGACGGCACCATCGAGCCCAAGGCGCATCCGTACGGACTGAAGCTGTCCGGCCCGGCCGGCAAGGGCGACCACGAGCTCGTCGCATTAGGTGCTGAAGGCAACCGTTCGGTGCTGGGCTGGGCCGGCCCGCTGCCGGCCCCCGAGATCGACGGCACCATCGCGACGTACCGCGAAGTCAGGCCCGGCGTGGACCTGGTCGTCGAGGCGACCCGCACCGGCTACCAGCAGCACCTGCTGGTGAAGAACCGCGCGGCAGCCGCGCAGGTGAAGCAGCTCCGGATGCCGTGGAAGGTGGACGGGCTGACCGCGAAGTCGGACGGGAAGGGTGGCCTCGCGGTCCGCAAGGGCGGCGAAAGCTTCGACGTACCAGCGCCGTTGATGTGGGACTCGTCGGTCGACAAGGCGTCGGGGGAGCACACTCGCCGGGCACCGGTCGGCCTCGGGCTGGCGCGGAACGCGGTACTGCTCACGCCGGACGCCAAGTTCCTGAGTGACCCGAAGACTGTCTATCCGGTGACGATCGACCCGTCGCAGAGCTCGGGCGCGAGCTTCGACGCGTTCGTGCAGAACACCTACTCCAGCGACCAGTCCGCGGCGACCGAGCTGAAGCTGGGCAGCTACGACGGCGGTTCCACCCGGGCCAAGTCGTATCTGCGGTTCGACAACCAGAACTGGCTCTGGGACAAGCAGATCCAGGCCGCCACCCTGAACCTGTGGGAAACCCACTCGTACTCGTGCGCGACGGCGGGCTGGGAGGCGTGGCGCACCGCCGACGTGACGAACGCCGCCCGCTGGACCGCGCAGCCGGCCGAGCTGGAGAAGGTCGGTACATCGACGCAGACAAAGGGCTTCTCGAGCTCCTGCGCCGCCGGCTGGGTGACGATCCCGGTGACTGCCGCCTTCCAGTACACGGCCACCAACCACGCGGCCAAGACCAACATCGGGATCAAGGCGACCAGCGAGACCAACAGCGCCGGCTGGAAGCGGTTCGCCTCGCGCGAGGCCGCGGCCAACCCGCCGTCGGTGACGATCACCTACCAGACCAAGACCGCGGTGAACGCGCAGACGACCGCCCCCGCGACGGTCTGCGGTACCGGCGCTGCGCGTCCCTACATCTCGACCAAGACGCCTCAGTTGCGGGCACAGATCAGCGACGGTCTCGGCGCCGCGGTGTACGGCAACTTCGAGTGGCAGCCGATCGGAGGAATCACTACCGCCGCTACCGAAGGACCCGGTGCGTCCGGCGCCTGGCTGGGCACCACCATCCCCGCCGGCGCTTTCGTCGAGGGCGGCAGCTATGCCTGGCGCGTCCAGGGCACTGACGGTACGACGCCTGGTGCGTGGTCGCCTTGGTGCGAGTTCACCGTCGACACGGTCGCGCCCGCATCCGCACCGACTGTCTCATCCACGACGTACCCAGTGGGTCAGTGGTCAGGGGGAGCCGGCACGGCCGGGACCTTCACCTTCGGCGCCGCGGGTGCCGGCGATGTCGTGGCTTACGAGTACGGCGTCGACACCAACCCGCCGGACCAGGTGGTGAACGCAGCCACTCCTGGCGCGTCCACGAGCATCAGCATCACCCCGACCGCGGACGGACCGCACACGTTGTGGGTGCGCACCCGGGACCGAGCGGGCAACCGGTCGCCGCTGACGGCGTACGAGTTCTCTGTCGGTGGTGGCGCTGTGATCGCGCCGAAGAACGGTGATGTCAGCGCGGCCAAGACGGCGATCGTCGGCGCGGGCCGCAGTACTGCGACCGGTGTCACCTACCAATGGCGTCGCGGCGACACCGATGCCTGGGTGACGATCCCGGCCGCTCACGTGCAGGTTGCCGCTGGTGGTGGCGCAGTGACCTGGCCGCTGGTGACCAGCGGCAACGGACAGTTCCCGAAGCTGAACTGGAACCTGGAAGCCACGCTGGCAGCGGTCGACGCACAGTCGGTCCCACGGGACGGCCCGGTGCAGATCCGGGGCAACTTCACCGGTGGCACGGCCGCGTCGTCTGGCGCGGTGAAGCTCACCTTCGACCGCAACCTCGCGACGGCCGCCACTGACGAGGTCGGTCCGGGTGAGGTCAACCTGCTGACCGGCAACTACACCCTGTCCGACACCGATGTGTCGGTCGACTCCTACGGCAGCGATCTGACCGTCAGCCGGACCTACAACAGCCGCCAGTCGGCCGGCACCGACAACTCGAACATGTTCGGGCCAGGCAGGATCTCCGGCGCGGTCGTGGACGAGGCAGACACGCCGTACACGTCTCTCGATGTCTTCGGAACGCTGGTCCAGGTCGGCACACCGGATGGCGACACGGTCGGCTTCACGGCTCGCGACGGTGTCAACTTCGACCCCGAGGTGGGGCAGGAGACGCTGAAGCTCAGCTACGCCAGCGCGACCGACTCGTACAAGCTCACCGACGAGCAGGGCTCGATCGTGACGTTCGGCCGGGTGACGGGAACGTCGGCGGGTCACTACTACCCGACTGCCACCACGTTGCCGGGCAGCAACCAGGTCACCACTTTCACCTGGGAGAAGGTGACGATCGGCGGCGCCGAGGTGGTGCGGCCGATCCGCATGCTGGCGCCGATTCCGGACGGGGTCAGCTGCCCGACGATGGCCCGCGGCTGGGCACTCAACTTCACCTACGCCACGGCAACCACGGCCACCGGGACCACTGAGGCGACGCTTGGCGACTACCTCGGGCGGGTCAAGGAAATCTCCTTCACTGCTTGGGATCCCGACCTTGCCACGCCGGCCATGCGGACAGTGCCGGTCTCGCGGTACAGCTACGACAACACCGGGCGACTGCGTGCCAGTTGGGATCCGCGGCTGGACTCCGGCGCCACCCATGTCGGCGACAGCTACAGCTACCAGGCCGACGGTGTGCTGTCGACTATCAAGCCGGCGGGGCAGGAGCCCTGGCAGCTGAGCTACACCACGCTGCCCAACGACCCCGCCATCGGCCGGCTCAGCAAGGTGTCCCGTTCCGCTCTGACCGCGGGCACCGCTGTCGAAACCGTTGTCTACAAGGTTCCTCTGTCCGGAGCGGGCGCACCGAACGACCTGTCTCCGGGCCAGACCAAGCGGTGGGGTCAGGCAGAAGCTCCGACCGACGCCGCTGCCGTCTTCCCACCCGACCAGGTTCCCAGTGGCAACCCGGCCACTGGCGCATTGCCGTCGAACTGGGAGCGGGCAACTGTCACCTACCTCGACGCCAACGGCCAAGAGGTCAACAAGGCGACACCGGGCGGCAACATCACCACCAACTGGTACGACGGTTTCGGCAACTCCGTTCGCACGTTGACCGCGGAGAACCGCAACCGGGCTCTGAACCAGTCGCAGTCGAACGACGATGCCGCAGAGCAGACCTTGGCGCAGGCGTACTCCACCGTGAGCACCTACTCGCGGGACGGAGAACGACTCGAGACGACGCTGGCGCCTGAGACTGAGGTCCGCCTCAGTACCGGCGCCACGGTCAGAGGCAGGCACCTGACCCGCAACACCTACGACCAGGGCGCGCCCACCACTGGCGGTCCGTTCAACCTGGTCACCACCACGGAGTCGCAGGTCCGGCTCTGGGGCGCGGACGGTACCGCGGTCGAGGCAGATCGCCGGGTCACGACCACGGGGTACAACTGGACCCTGCGGATGCCGACCGTGACGACCAACGACCCAGGTGGCCTCGCCCAGACAGTTCGGACCACGCTGGACCCGGTCACCGGTCTCGAAACCTCGGAGACCCAGGTAGCCGGCGGTACGACCACCAACACCCCGGCCACGCAGAAGACGATCTACTACCGGGCCACCGCCGGATCGGGGTACAGCGAGTGCGACCTGCGACCGGAGTGGGCGAACCTGACCTGCCGTCTCCAGCCAGGTGGCCAAGCGGCCACTGGTCCTGAGCTGCCGGTCAAGGTGCAGACGTACGACATGTTCAACCAGCAACGGGTCCTGGTCGAGAAGACCAGCGCCGGGACACTGCGGACCAGCACCACGAAGTACGACGCAGCCGGCCGGATCGCAGAGATCGGCCTGACCGCGGCAGCGAGCCTCGGTACGCCGGTGCCGACCCAGCGCAACGTGTACGACCCGCTCAACGGCAACCTGCTGCGGTCCCAGTCCGTGACCTCCGCGGGCGCCGTCACCGCCGAGATCATCCGTACCTACGACACGCTCGGCCGGATCACCTCCTACCAGGATGCCGACGGCAACCTTTCGATCACGACGTACGACCTGTTCGGCCGGCCGGCAACAAGCTCGGACGGTAAGGCCACCCGCACCTACGGGTACGACTTCCGCGGGCTGCTCACCTCGGTGAACGACAGCCAGACCGGCACCTACACCGGTAGCTACAACGGCGACGGGCAACTCATCAGTGAGACCTGGCCCAACGGGGTCAAGGTCGACACCCGGTACGACGAAGCCGGCGAGGAGGCCGGCATCACCTACAGCAAGCCCGGGTGTGCCTCCGGCGACTGCACGTTGTTCAGCGAGTCGCTGACCGGGACAGCACACGGCCAGACGGCCAGGCGCGTCTCCACCCTGTCCAGCCAGCTGTATCACCAGGACGGGGCCGGTCGGGTCACGTCGGTGGAGGAGACGGTTGGCGAGAAGTGCGTGACCCGGACCTACGGGTTCAGCACTGCAACCGACAGGACGAGTAGCGCCGAGTACGGCCCGGCTGCCGACGGCAGTTGTCAGTCGACCACCCCGGCGTCCACACGGACCTGGACCTACGACACGGCGAACCGGGTGACCTCCGCCGGCTACGTCTACGACGCTCTCGGCCGCACCACGACAGTGCCGGCGATCGACACGGGAGCACCCGCGGCCGGCGACGTGACGGCCACCTACCACGCGGACGACCTGGTCGACACGGTGACGCAGGGCGGTCGCACGACGGACTACACGATCGACGTCACCGGTGAGCGGGTCCGGTCCTGGACCGACAACTCCACCGGCGAAGTGGTGACCAACGTCCAGCACTACGACGAGGACTCGGACTCGCCGGCCTGGACCCAGGAAGGCGTGAGCCGGTTCACGCGGGTCGTCGCCGGACTGTCCGGGATGACCGCGATCGTCGACAGCGACAGTGGTGCACCGGACTGGCAGATCGCCGATCTGTCCGGTGACATCGTGGCCACGATTCACAGCGGTGACGAAGGTTTGTCCAGCACGAGCGAAGCCGATGAGTACGGTCAGCTGGGCGACTCCGAAGCTGTCGGGAAGCAGCGGTACGGCTGGCTCGGTACGCAACAACGGGCCGCGGACGCGCCGTCTGGGATCGTCTTGATGGGTGTCCGGCTCTATAACCCGGCCACCGGGCGCTTCCTGCAGACGGACCCGATCTACGGCGCCAGCTGCAACGCGTACGAGTACACCTGCGCCGATCCGGTGGACAAGGTCGACCTGGACGGCAAGTGGCCGTGCTGGAGCAAGAAGTGCCTGCTCAAGGCAGCCGCGAAGAAGCTGAAGGCGCTGAAGAAGAAGATCAGGAAGAACAAGTACGTGCGGTGGGTCTGGCGCAAGGTCGTCAAGAACAAGTACGTGCGGGCCTGTGCCAAGGGTGCCGGTCTGTCGATGCTGAGGAAATCGTTCTGGGCCAAGTTCAGGCGACTCCCGTACAAGGTCGGCCGCTGGGGCGCGCAAGGGTGTGCGTTCGGCGTCGTCAAGCTCTACGTCTGGCAGAAGGTCAGGCAGTGGAGGCCGAAGTACCCCTTCCCGCACACGTGGTGA